The Mytilus galloprovincialis chromosome 7, xbMytGall1.hap1.1, whole genome shotgun sequence genome has a window encoding:
- the LOC143081863 gene encoding C-type lectin domain family 4 member E-like, translating to MDTSNRFRVKIASVFYTVIALNFNIENLNASSFTEALFGTQENTRIQIGKDTLEVYSESVTDCARRCVLLDQCCLASYSDDTSTCLLDQSGSCCIDTLIEIGWRTIKKQTANASSTCTNCLVFDRSLYKIIDNEKKWQEAVDECKCQGGKLIEIETKEENDFILTELKNRNTGTLGYWLGGYNFYNDFDLEWISNPGQGMPFDGTGVGEPNNPFTELCLAAWDDIDFDWADIPCGAILPYICEFSAD from the exons ATGGATACTTCTAATCGTTTCCGCGTTAAAATTGCAAGTGTCTTTTACACAGTTATAGCACTAAATTTCAACATTGAAAATTTAAACGCCTCGAGCTTTACAGAAGCTCTGTTTGGCACACAGGAAAACACCAGAATACAAATTGGTAAAGACACTCTAGAAGTGTATTCTGAAAGTGTAACAGATTGCGCAAGACGATGTGTGTTACTAGATCAGTGTTGTCTAGCAAGCTATTCCGATGACACCTCGACATGTCTTCTCGACCAGTCTGGATCTTGTTGCATTGATACACTTATCGAAATTGGATGGAGAACAATCAAGAAACAAACTGCAAATG CATCATCAACTTGTACAAACTGTTTAGTTTTCGACAGatcattatataaaataattgataacGAGAAAAAATGGCAAGAAGCTGTG GACGAGTGTAAATGCCAAGGTGGTAAATTGATTGAAATAGAAACGAAGGAAGAGAATGATTTTATCCTTACTGAATTAAAGAATAGAAACACAGGAA CGTTAGGGTACTGGCTAGGTGGTTACAACTTTTACAATGATTTCGACCTTGAGTGGATAAGTAATCCAGGTCAAGGTATGCCATTTGATGGTACTGGTGTTGGTGAACCTAACAACCCCTTTACAGAATTATGCTTAGCTGCATGGGATGATATCGATTTTGATTGGGCTGATATTCCATGTGGTGCCATTTTGCCATATATATGTGAATTTTCTGCCGATTAA